AACCCCTAAGGGTTTCTAAGCTGGAGAATGAAAAGGCCTTGGGCCTGTTGCTGACCCAGCCCCCTTTTGCGCAACCCCCATTCTTCACCCGCGCACCCCCATGCATCCTCGGGCCAGTGCTAGGCCAagtccaagaaaaaaaaaacaaaaaaaccttTCTCCTTCGCACAACCCTGTTTTTCACCCGCACACCCCCACACGTTTTCTTGGCTTGGGCTCAGGCCcattcgtggaccgtgtcttatcattttatggtttttccgtagttttccagaataaactatggtggcgactccaaatctctttttgaAAAACCTGTTCCTATTTTTGGATCGTcatcccgtcgcgattccggttgcgacacccATTATACCCAACATGTTGAATTTGCCATATGGCAAGGCCGAGTTAGTCATCAACCTAAATGTTAATTactcattaattgttaatttatttttgttatataattttgtgtttttatgtaGGAACGAAGGGGGATCAAGGTGATCTCTAATGGCAAAAAGTTGAAGCATTTTGGAATGTACCATGAGGCTATTGAGCCTTATATCTCCATGTCGGGGTTGGGTTCCTTAGTGAACCTATCATACGAGTATGCCAATCATGGATTGATCGTTGCCCTTTCGGAGAGATGGCACCATGAGACGAATATTTTCCACCTCCCGATAGGTGAGATGAGCGTCACATTAGATGACGTTCTCAATCTACTCCACCTACCCATCATGGGTTAATTTTGTGAGGTCGAGGAGTTAGAATATGATGAGGCTCGATCTCATATTATGGAGCTGCTTGGCGTGGACCTGCCAAAGCTTTAGCTGAGATGAAACAGTTACGCGGTCTAAAAGTTAGGCTGAGCTGGCTGAGCTCTCAACTCAAAAAACAAtcaacaatcaaacaataaaagtgaagtgaacaaaatgctaCTGAGTGTGATGAAAGTGAAAAAATGGGAAGAAGGAAGGGAGTGCATGTAGGCTAGACATTTAGGGTTATTAGTAGTTGAGAGAATTGTTGATGgttaaaaaatcattaagtcatcattaattttattttaactttaataaatgaataacaAAACAGTAAAATTGGAGAGTGAAATAGGTAGGAGCCTGctccttttttctttcaattcaaCACTCTTCATGATGTGACTAACATATGAATGAACTGATCCTTCTGACAACCTTCACAACCCGCAAGTATTTTTCTCCGAAAGTTCATGGAAACCTCTCACACAGATAACGTCTCGGGTCTATATGACTCGGTGGGCGTaattgggtttagggtttagggtttagggtctATATGACTCGGTGGGCGTAATTGGGTAAGAATTTTTAGTTTaaactcactttttctctctttagtTTCTTGAACCtgaaatttttgtttgtaaagttttaattacaaatatgACTTTCCGTTTTCGAAAATTGAACATATTTTATTTGACtgttaatataacataaaatttaacACAAGAAAAATTGCACACGGCAAAATCATAAGGATGGAAAATAGATTTAAGAGACGACTTCTAACATTTGCCGTATAAAGGAACCTATATTCTATTTGATtcacacatattttttttataaataaaaaaaattattttttttaatgactaTGAATGATTAGGTGGTCGTATTGggtttcaaaaaaaatataattcccATTTTATTTAGACTACGAGTTCTCCGAAGATGAAGTTGGCACTTTTAGGTCAAcaagttgttttgttttttgcttGGATTCCTCTTAGACCAAAAATTAACCAGGATCACTTTAATCACGGTGAGGGGTTTCTCTCGACCAAAAACGGGGGCTCTCTGTTTGTGACTGGATGCAAACCTTGATCATGCTCAACCAAATTCTAAGATGGCTGAAGAGACCAAAGGTACTGAGACTTGTATGTCTTGCTTCATCTGTTGTTGGATTGCTCTGTTATGCACTCAGTTCCTCTTTCAAGTATTTACTAGGAAACTGGAGCTGGTGGAAGAtgcttatttatattgttttcagTTTCATCATTTGCCTAGCCGTCTTGTTCACACCTGCAAGGTCGAGCTCCACCTCTCTCCGGTTGGAAGCTCATTTGGCATTTTTGGTTCTAATAATCACTTCTgtttattcctttttcttcgATAACGTGGTGAAGGGTAAACCTGATGCATACAGTCTCATCTCTTGTGCTGCTTTTGCTACCATGTCGCTTGGCTTGTCAAATCTCACTCAATTTGGATTCCAGATCGATCTGCTATATTTCTTCTGCGGAGGTTTAACAGTACAGCTCATGAAGATCAAATTGTGGTTAGTCACTGTTGGAGGTGGTTTCACTTATTCCCTCCTCCAGCTTCGTCACTATCCGAGCTACACACAAGGGGAGAATCTTCAGCTCCTGAACCAAAATCATGTGATCATTCAAGTCGATGATTCAGGAAGAATTAGTAGTAGCAGTCCTGTTATCATGGAACAACAAGCTAATGCTGATGTCGGTAGTACTCTAGGCACCTCACCAGAAGATGGGGATCTTATTCAAAGCAATTCAACTTCAGAAAATGGAAGCGTTGATGATGGTCTTTTCGTCCAACAACAGTTCATCAACTGTATAAAGGAGTTTGAAAAGGAGAATCAGATGCTTGTTCCCATGGTTTGTAGTCACGTGGAGAAATACCTTAAAGCCGTGTTTGACTCCAACGACAAAGACAAGGACCAGATTCAAATGTTGGAAGTACCGGTTCCAGACGTCAACTTGGTGATGGATGCACTTCCATTTGAAATTATAAGCCGCCTTAAAGAAATCGTGAAGCTGATTGTGGAAGGAGGTTTTACGGAGGAATGCAGCGACATTTACAGCAAATGGCGAAAGGAGTTTGCAGAACAGTGTCGGCGGGCACTTGGGTTGCAATTTCAGACGCCCAAGGATGAGGACGTTGAGAAGTGGTTAAAAACGTGTAAGGCAACTTCGAAGATACTGTTTCCCAATGAAAGGAGACTCTGCGATTACCTCTTTTCAGGGTTCTCTGTCGCTGCGGATGCCTTCTTCGACAAGGTTTGCAAGGAACTGACGATTGGACTAGTGAGTTTTGCCGATACCACCGTGACAACTGGGAATTTGCCGAATCTTCTGTTCAACATTGTCCCTAAAATGTCGGAGCCATTGGTCGAGTTGACACGGGAGTTCATCTCACCGATTTTGTTTGGCAAATTCTCGTTTGTAAATGATATTCAAGACGTTCGGCGAAGATTGACTGTGCTAAACAAGTTGAGGAAACTTACTTATCCCAATAATGTGCAGGCACCTGTTACTGATGGAGGGCTTCATCTGATTACTAAGAAAGCAATGGACCACATCCATACAATGTTTAAAGGTAAGATAAAGCAAAAGTTTGGCCAAGCTTACCGCTTCGTAAATTCTTCATTTTGGGTGGTGATAGGAAGGATGATTGAGTTGTTAGAGAGCGAATTGGAAGCCAAGTCTAAAGACTTCTACGCTGACCCCGCCCTGAGCTCTGTTTTTATGATCAATAATCTCAGCTACATAGAACAAAAGACGCATGATTTGCAATTCGACGATGATTGGTTTCGAACAAACACAGCAAAGGTGGAAGAAAACTACAACCTGTATCTAAGAAGTTCGTGGAATAAGATGGTGGACTTTTTGAAGGTTGAGACGAATGAGTTGGCGGAGGCTGATGTGGTAGCGGAGTTAATGAAAGAAAAGCTCAATTTGTTCAACCTGCACTTTGAGGAGACATGCACAATTCAATCTACATGGACTGTCTCTGATAAGCGACTGAAGGAACGAATAGTAAAGTCCATAGAGGAGATTTTGTTACCAGAATATGGAAAGTTTTGTGACAGGTTTCGAGTTGTTTTTGGTAATCAAGCTTATCACTATATTAAGTTTGGATTTCTAGACATTCAAAATTGTCTCAGCCATTTGTTTCTTCTAGATGATGAGATGACTCTCGAAGACAAGAAAACTGTATGAAGTTtgcaataatttaaaatacaaaatttcattGTTATACGTGATgtttataaaatgtgttttactgtttttctttaatttttagttagTATATTTCCTTTAAACCATCTAATTTCTAACATATTATGTGGTTGATCTTTTATATTTGTCAATAGTCCCTTGTCGTCCATAGAAAATACTGTAATTAACTCGTAATAATTATATGTGGTAACAATGAAACTTTTCTTATCTTTCGTCTCTTTGTCTTTTTCTTGATATCGATATTTATCTCTGCAAATGTTTtttgagaatatatatatattaaaaagctAGCTTTAACAATGTATTTCCACCACacttaaaaacaaattacaattGTAAAAGACACGTTAaatgtttttgtaaataataaaaactgtACAATGATAGTTGTCTTTTGAATCATCATTGAGTGGAAAACAATAATAGTTTTCCATTgaattgttattaaaatgatgtttttaacaattatttggGAAAAGATGAACAtcttatgattttaattaattgttaaaaaataactaagtGTAAAACAAAAGTATGTTTCGTCCGATTGATAATATTTAATCTccacaacaaataataaaagaagcatAAAGGATATAACACTATACTGTCTTAATTTTTGTACAATAGAACATTCTCAGATGATAAAATACATAGAAGTAAATAACATCGTATAacatagaaaatatattaatacgtATTCTATGCATTGTAGAGAAAGTTTTTCACTTTCATTtgtcaaaaatatttgttgGCTAAAAGACAATATATCATAAGATTTCTCTAGCAAAGAGATAAAAGATGTTTTTTTTCCAACCAAATTcctgaataaaaaattatctaactATGGAATAACTATcaatataaattgtattttaagattaaacaaaaaaatgtacactctccaataaaataataaaaataaatacattaagCTATtgaaatattgttaaaataaacatttatttttgtatggTGTGCATTATCACAATCAAGCTCctcaagaaaaaaacattttaaaagttaatgtTACTCAATAATTAGTGTTTCTAGTATGGGTTGAGAATTATAATTAAcactcttttatatttttttgtcaatcATTTAATATCTTCTCAAGTCTGCATTATAAAGTTAacctcaatcctttctcttcaATCCCTTAAGTCAGTGGTGAATACTTATTAAAGGTAATCCAATCCTTAAGTTAGTTATATATGTCTAATCGCTTAATACAGTAAAATCTCAAATTCCTAATAAATACAATCATTTAtcaacttatattatttttgtatttataggtttcgaGATGAACTTTTAATTAGAACTAATCTAATCATGACCTAAAGgtcaataaatatgttttacctataaatgtattgaatttgtACTATTGGTGTTTGAAAATGATTACACCCATCAACTTACCAATAAACTGTCCGGTTCacataaacttaaaagttaagaacgttctttcaatatttttaaaaacattgacCAAAGGTCACATTAACTACCTTCTTCAAGTCTatataaggaaaataaaaaaaataaacaaagagaCCATGTTACATAATGTTAATAGATACTTTTCCTAATAACTATTTTGatcatttaaatattcaaatttatttattctagatgattctttaaattatatttgtaaacaataaaacaaattaatttgatattattaaaatacacataaaaaagtatgtgaaaaatataatataaaaaattacattaaaaaactAATGAGTTTAAGCAAAGTATCAATATATTGTGAAAATCATTAGTATACTTTTAAAACACATAATATATACccataaataaatttcaatattgTATTATCATATAAATAAGCAATACACCTActagtttataaaatgaaatactgaaatataaaaaataattataaatttgtaagaGATGTaacatgtaacatcccaaaaatacagtaaacaccatataatagaattaattacatttaatgataaataaaagcAGTCTTAATTTAACAACGGCAAAGGTTcgggccgaacggccttacaagcAGCGAATTACAATTAACGACGTTCGACCTAAGCATACATGACCGaaacggtttacaaaacagaAATACCGAATGGTCAATTAAATCAAAAAGGGGAGGGGTCGTTCTAATACGGTACTCTAATCTAACTAAACTAAACAATTAACCGAACGtactactgttcggccttcacttcaacctcGACGAGATTTTCTTCCTCTAAGATTTCATCTTCAAGCGTCTCctcaagcaacgcctctccatctgctcacatccacacgaatgatcattgcaagacaagaacggacgtacaaggacgagacaacacaaggaaaaacgaaaggtaagcttattgaatttaattcaagtaataacatgCATTTCATAACACATCAAACGTATTAAATACATTCcaacatataattcaataaattCTTTAACTCAaccaattcctgatactagactgactgtccggaccgtatgaattctgtgtagctacgacgttcgtgcacctaGGTGGTATAGctggaattctcatcagctaccacccgaggttagtccgttccgtccaaattacatTTATGGACTAaaacctcctgccattcccacacatgacatactcccctctacttgaggacgagcactcacggaacatcaggatgaatcgccagctaagctttgtccacattcatactttaccaattccaactttcatccaagagtcgttccttcctggaacgctcgttcaaaatccacaaccatCATTTCCTttcatatactgttcattctttataatttttcactttaatatcattttcatcatccgTTCCAATTACTTAAAATGACGAGCGTTCaaccctcttcataacgaggacgaacgttaaaacTGAGACCGAGAAATCCTCGTTTCAGAACAGAATAAAACCGACACATATCAGGTGACGAATGTCATTACCACTCGAATCaattgaatgaactgactctagaacgATCCGATCAATACTCAGAATAAGTTAAGTACCaaggctctaggccgaatccaaatggataaagataCCTCAAGACGATTGAATGACCATACCaagaataattcaattatataaaccGACTACCAGTCAATGACCAGACGTGGTACACAGAGTTACtgaaatttggacgaacgctatttccaccCGTTTGGTAATTAAatacaaggacgagcgttcggtataagaccgagcgccactcataacgtacgctttgggtcgagacccatcgttGATTCGAACTgataatagaaatagaaattaatataatgataaGAGATGGGGAAGTTAGGTTTTTAAGAATGACTAAGTGTACGAATGTATATTTACAagcttctcaatttctcacataACACTCAGGGCATCTACGTTTGGCCAaacgctcaaacgtagcacttaatacaagagggcgttcgtcctcaactagaaatctttccaaatgaaagaattcaattcaaagaagtttactaacagcaccgaacggtcaaggaccgttcaatgacgaacgttcattatcataggaaattcatattcaaagtttcatttacattaaactcatttctcagcataaactttcatactttcaaatactcatatcatagtccatttcatttttctcatacatcaactcataatcataatcatataccaaaatcaaatatcacCATTTCATGCTTCATACAACTCACATAACG
This window of the Vigna angularis cultivar LongXiaoDou No.4 chromosome 7, ASM1680809v1, whole genome shotgun sequence genome carries:
- the LOC108338008 gene encoding exocyst complex component EXO70B1-like isoform X3, whose amino-acid sequence is MQTLIMLNQILRWLKRPKGKPDAYSLISCAAFATMSLGLSNLTQFGFQIDLLYFFCGGLTVQLMKIKLWLVTVGGGFTYSLLQLRHYPSYTQGENLQLLNQNHVIIQVDDSGRISSSSPVIMEQQANADVGSTLGTSPEDGDLIQSNSTSENGSVDDGLFVQQQFINCIKEFEKENQMLVPMVCSHVEKYLKAVFDSNDKDKDQIQMLEVPVPDVNLVMDALPFEIISRLKEIVKLIVEGGFTEECSDIYSKWRKEFAEQCRRALGLQFQTPKDEDVEKWLKTCKATSKILFPNERRLCDYLFSGFSVAADAFFDKVCKELTIGLVSFADTTVTTGNLPNLLFNIVPKMSEPLVELTREFISPILFGKFSFVNDIQDVRRRLTVLNKLRKLTYPNNVQAPVTDGGLHLITKKAMDHIHTMFKGKIKQKFGQAYRFVNSSFWVVIGRMIELLESELEAKSKDFYADPALSSVFMINNLSYIEQKTHDLQFDDDWFRTNTAKVEENYNLYLRSSWNKMVDFLKVETNELAEADVVAELMKEKLNLFNLHFEETCTIQSTWTVSDKRLKERIVKSIEEILLPEYGKFCDRFRVVFGNQAYHYIKFGFLDIQNCLSHLFLLDDEMTLEDKKTV
- the LOC108338008 gene encoding exocyst complex component EXO70B1-like isoform X4, yielding MQTLIMLNQILRWLKRPKIDLLYFFCGGLTVQLMKIKLWLVTVGGGFTYSLLQLRHYPSYTQGENLQLLNQNHVIIQVDDSGRISSSSPVIMEQQANADVGSTLGTSPEDGDLIQSNSTSENGSVDDGLFVQQQFINCIKEFEKENQMLVPMVCSHVEKYLKAVFDSNDKDKDQIQMLEVPVPDVNLVMDALPFEIISRLKEIVKLIVEGGFTEECSDIYSKWRKEFAEQCRRALGLQFQTPKDEDVEKWLKTCKATSKILFPNERRLCDYLFSGFSVAADAFFDKVCKELTIGLVSFADTTVTTGNLPNLLFNIVPKMSEPLVELTREFISPILFGKFSFVNDIQDVRRRLTVLNKLRKLTYPNNVQAPVTDGGLHLITKKAMDHIHTMFKGKIKQKFGQAYRFVNSSFWVVIGRMIELLESELEAKSKDFYADPALSSVFMINNLSYIEQKTHDLQFDDDWFRTNTAKVEENYNLYLRSSWNKMVDFLKVETNELAEADVVAELMKEKLNLFNLHFEETCTIQSTWTVSDKRLKERIVKSIEEILLPEYGKFCDRFRVVFGNQAYHYIKFGFLDIQNCLSHLFLLDDEMTLEDKKTV
- the LOC108338008 gene encoding exocyst complex component EXO70B1-like isoform X1, with product MQTLIMLNQILRWLKRPKVLRLVCLASSVVGLLCYALSSSFKYLLGNWSWWKMLIYIVFSFIICLAVLFTPARSSSTSLRLEAHLAFLVLIITSVYSFFFDNVVKGKPDAYSLISCAAFATMSLGLSNLTQFGFQIDLLYFFCGGLTVQLMKIKLWLVTVGGGFTYSLLQLRHYPSYTQGENLQLLNQNHVIIQVDDSGRISSSSPVIMEQQANADVGSTLGTSPEDGDLIQSNSTSENGSVDDGLFVQQQFINCIKEFEKENQMLVPMVCSHVEKYLKAVFDSNDKDKDQIQMLEVPVPDVNLVMDALPFEIISRLKEIVKLIVEGGFTEECSDIYSKWRKEFAEQCRRALGLQFQTPKDEDVEKWLKTCKATSKILFPNERRLCDYLFSGFSVAADAFFDKVCKELTIGLVSFADTTVTTGNLPNLLFNIVPKMSEPLVELTREFISPILFGKFSFVNDIQDVRRRLTVLNKLRKLTYPNNVQAPVTDGGLHLITKKAMDHIHTMFKGKIKQKFGQAYRFVNSSFWVVIGRMIELLESELEAKSKDFYADPALSSVFMINNLSYIEQKTHDLQFDDDWFRTNTAKVEENYNLYLRSSWNKMVDFLKVETNELAEADVVAELMKEKLNLFNLHFEETCTIQSTWTVSDKRLKERIVKSIEEILLPEYGKFCDRFRVVFGNQAYHYIKFGFLDIQNCLSHLFLLDDEMTLEDKKTV
- the LOC108338008 gene encoding exocyst complex component EXO70B1-like isoform X2, which encodes MAEETKGNWSWWKMLIYIVFSFIICLAVLFTPARSSSTSLRLEAHLAFLVLIITSVYSFFFDNVVKGKPDAYSLISCAAFATMSLGLSNLTQFGFQIDLLYFFCGGLTVQLMKIKLWLVTVGGGFTYSLLQLRHYPSYTQGENLQLLNQNHVIIQVDDSGRISSSSPVIMEQQANADVGSTLGTSPEDGDLIQSNSTSENGSVDDGLFVQQQFINCIKEFEKENQMLVPMVCSHVEKYLKAVFDSNDKDKDQIQMLEVPVPDVNLVMDALPFEIISRLKEIVKLIVEGGFTEECSDIYSKWRKEFAEQCRRALGLQFQTPKDEDVEKWLKTCKATSKILFPNERRLCDYLFSGFSVAADAFFDKVCKELTIGLVSFADTTVTTGNLPNLLFNIVPKMSEPLVELTREFISPILFGKFSFVNDIQDVRRRLTVLNKLRKLTYPNNVQAPVTDGGLHLITKKAMDHIHTMFKGKIKQKFGQAYRFVNSSFWVVIGRMIELLESELEAKSKDFYADPALSSVFMINNLSYIEQKTHDLQFDDDWFRTNTAKVEENYNLYLRSSWNKMVDFLKVETNELAEADVVAELMKEKLNLFNLHFEETCTIQSTWTVSDKRLKERIVKSIEEILLPEYGKFCDRFRVVFGNQAYHYIKFGFLDIQNCLSHLFLLDDEMTLEDKKTV
- the LOC108338008 gene encoding exocyst complex component EXO70B1-like isoform X5; amino-acid sequence: MSLGLSNLTQFGFQIDLLYFFCGGLTVQLMKIKLWLVTVGGGFTYSLLQLRHYPSYTQGENLQLLNQNHVIIQVDDSGRISSSSPVIMEQQANADVGSTLGTSPEDGDLIQSNSTSENGSVDDGLFVQQQFINCIKEFEKENQMLVPMVCSHVEKYLKAVFDSNDKDKDQIQMLEVPVPDVNLVMDALPFEIISRLKEIVKLIVEGGFTEECSDIYSKWRKEFAEQCRRALGLQFQTPKDEDVEKWLKTCKATSKILFPNERRLCDYLFSGFSVAADAFFDKVCKELTIGLVSFADTTVTTGNLPNLLFNIVPKMSEPLVELTREFISPILFGKFSFVNDIQDVRRRLTVLNKLRKLTYPNNVQAPVTDGGLHLITKKAMDHIHTMFKGKIKQKFGQAYRFVNSSFWVVIGRMIELLESELEAKSKDFYADPALSSVFMINNLSYIEQKTHDLQFDDDWFRTNTAKVEENYNLYLRSSWNKMVDFLKVETNELAEADVVAELMKEKLNLFNLHFEETCTIQSTWTVSDKRLKERIVKSIEEILLPEYGKFCDRFRVVFGNQAYHYIKFGFLDIQNCLSHLFLLDDEMTLEDKKTV